The Rhododendron vialii isolate Sample 1 chromosome 5a, ASM3025357v1 genome contains a region encoding:
- the LOC131325514 gene encoding CMP-sialic acid transporter 2-like isoform X2 has protein sequence MEYRKIKDQDEVGDDIENRGGKALPGGTNVANFGGISSERSKWKRKSIVTLALTILTSSQAILIVWSKRAGKYEYSVTTANFSVEALKCTLSLAALLRIWRREGVTEDNRLSTTLDEVSVYPIPAALYLVKNLLQYYIFAYVDAPGYQILKNLNIISTGVLYRIILKKKLSEIQWAGFILLCAGCTTAQLNSSSDQVLQTPVQGWVMAIVMALLSGFAGVYTEAIIKKRPSRNINVQNFWLYVFGMGFNAIAILVQDFDAVVNKGFFHGYSLITILMILNHALSGIAVSMVMKYADNIVKVYSTSVAMLLTAVVSVFLFGFHLSLAFFLGSTIVSVSVYLHAIGKVQR, from the exons ATGGAGTATCGAAAGATCAAAGATCAG GATGAAGTTGGTGATGATATAGAGAACCGAGGTGGGAAAGCTCTTCCGGGTGGTAC TAATGTTGCTAACTTCGGAGGCATCTCTAGTGAACGATCTAAGTGGAAGCGCAA GTCCATTGTTACACTTGCATTGACTATTCTTACAAGTTCACAGGCAATCCTTATTGTCTGGTCCAAGAGAGCTGGAAAGTACGAGTACAGTGTTACAACTGCGAATTTCTCG GTAGAGGCTTTGAAATGTACGTTATCACTTGCAGCCTTGTTAAGAATCTGGAGAAGGGAAGGTGTTACTGAAGATAACAG GTTGAGTACGACGCTGGATGAAGTTAGTGTTTACCCAATACCTGCGGCACTTTACCTCGTCAAAAATTTGcttcaa TATTACATCTTTGCTTATGTCGATGCTCCGGGGTATCAAATATTGAAAAACCTGAATATTATCAGCACTGGTGTGTTATATCGGATCATTCTTAAGAAGAA GTTAAGCGAGATTCAATGGGCTGGTTTCATTCTATTATGTGCAGGATGCACCACAGCACAACTAAATTCTTC TTCTGATCAAGTCCTTCAAACTCCTGTTCAAGGTTGGGTGATGGCCATT GTCATGGCACTTCTAAGTGGTTTTGCAGGAGTATACACAGAG GCAATAATTAAAAAGCGTCCTTCAAGGAACATAAATGTGCAGAACTTCTGGTTATACGTCTTTGGAATGGGCTTCAATGCTATTGCGATACTGGTTCAAGATTTTGATGCTGTCGTGAACAA GGGGTTCTTTCATGGATACTCATTAATTACGATTCTCATGATTCTTAACCATGCACTAAG TGGCATTGCTGTATCAATGGTCATGAAGTATGCTGACAATATTGTGAAG GTGTATTCTACTTCTGTGGCGATGCTGCTGACGGCAGTTGTTTCTgtgtttctttttgggtttcatCTCTCCCTTGCCTTTTTCCTTGGTTCCAC CATTGTCTCCGTCTCAGTATACTTACACGCCATTGGAAAGGTGCAAAGATAG
- the LOC131325514 gene encoding CMP-sialic acid transporter 2-like isoform X1, producing MEYRKIKDQDEVGDDIENRGGKALPGVSVSNVANFGGISSERSKWKRKSIVTLALTILTSSQAILIVWSKRAGKYEYSVTTANFSVEALKCTLSLAALLRIWRREGVTEDNRLSTTLDEVSVYPIPAALYLVKNLLQYYIFAYVDAPGYQILKNLNIISTGVLYRIILKKKLSEIQWAGFILLCAGCTTAQLNSSSDQVLQTPVQGWVMAIVMALLSGFAGVYTEAIIKKRPSRNINVQNFWLYVFGMGFNAIAILVQDFDAVVNKGFFHGYSLITILMILNHALSGIAVSMVMKYADNIVKVYSTSVAMLLTAVVSVFLFGFHLSLAFFLGSTIVSVSVYLHAIGKVQR from the exons ATGGAGTATCGAAAGATCAAAGATCAG GATGAAGTTGGTGATGATATAGAGAACCGAGGTGGGAAAGCTCTTCCGGGTG TTTCGGTTAGTAATGTTGCTAACTTCGGAGGCATCTCTAGTGAACGATCTAAGTGGAAGCGCAA GTCCATTGTTACACTTGCATTGACTATTCTTACAAGTTCACAGGCAATCCTTATTGTCTGGTCCAAGAGAGCTGGAAAGTACGAGTACAGTGTTACAACTGCGAATTTCTCG GTAGAGGCTTTGAAATGTACGTTATCACTTGCAGCCTTGTTAAGAATCTGGAGAAGGGAAGGTGTTACTGAAGATAACAG GTTGAGTACGACGCTGGATGAAGTTAGTGTTTACCCAATACCTGCGGCACTTTACCTCGTCAAAAATTTGcttcaa TATTACATCTTTGCTTATGTCGATGCTCCGGGGTATCAAATATTGAAAAACCTGAATATTATCAGCACTGGTGTGTTATATCGGATCATTCTTAAGAAGAA GTTAAGCGAGATTCAATGGGCTGGTTTCATTCTATTATGTGCAGGATGCACCACAGCACAACTAAATTCTTC TTCTGATCAAGTCCTTCAAACTCCTGTTCAAGGTTGGGTGATGGCCATT GTCATGGCACTTCTAAGTGGTTTTGCAGGAGTATACACAGAG GCAATAATTAAAAAGCGTCCTTCAAGGAACATAAATGTGCAGAACTTCTGGTTATACGTCTTTGGAATGGGCTTCAATGCTATTGCGATACTGGTTCAAGATTTTGATGCTGTCGTGAACAA GGGGTTCTTTCATGGATACTCATTAATTACGATTCTCATGATTCTTAACCATGCACTAAG TGGCATTGCTGTATCAATGGTCATGAAGTATGCTGACAATATTGTGAAG GTGTATTCTACTTCTGTGGCGATGCTGCTGACGGCAGTTGTTTCTgtgtttctttttgggtttcatCTCTCCCTTGCCTTTTTCCTTGGTTCCAC CATTGTCTCCGTCTCAGTATACTTACACGCCATTGGAAAGGTGCAAAGATAG